The following are encoded in a window of Aerococcus sanguinicola genomic DNA:
- the rsmD gene encoding 16S rRNA (guanine(966)-N(2))-methyltransferase RsmD, whose protein sequence is MRVIAGEMGGRRLKAVPGKNTRPTTDKIKESMFNRIGPYFNGGIGLDFYAGSGALGIEALSRGIEKIYAFENNRKAQATIQDNVETLRLTDRYELLRGDNRRGLKQLLEGNADLRFDLVLLDPPYEGQKLLEILEEFQELDCLADDAIILCELGKEDDLPQTIGHLEGWQDVTMGITRLVTYRYRG, encoded by the coding sequence ATGCGAGTGATTGCAGGCGAAATGGGTGGCCGACGACTCAAGGCAGTACCGGGCAAGAACACCCGTCCGACAACGGATAAGATCAAGGAATCCATGTTCAATCGTATCGGGCCATATTTTAATGGGGGCATTGGACTGGACTTCTACGCGGGGTCGGGTGCCCTTGGTATCGAGGCCCTATCACGGGGGATCGAAAAGATCTATGCCTTCGAGAACAATCGCAAGGCCCAAGCCACCATCCAGGACAACGTGGAGACCCTCCGCCTGACCGACCGCTACGAGCTCCTGCGCGGCGACAACCGGCGCGGCCTCAAGCAATTGTTAGAGGGAAACGCTGACCTCCGCTTCGACCTGGTCCTCCTCGACCCACCCTATGAGGGCCAAAAATTACTGGAAATCCTAGAAGAATTCCAAGAGCTGGACTGCCTGGCCGACGACGCCATCATCCTCTGCGAACTCGGCAAAGAAGACGACCTCCCTCAAACCATCGGCCACTTAGAAGGCTGGCAGGACGTCACCATGGGCATCACCCGGCTGGTCACGTATCGGTATAGGGGCTAA
- a CDS encoding gamma-glutamyl-gamma-aminobutyrate hydrolase family protein: MTKPIIGIPMNRLTSDDEHYTGLPIFYTHEGFPKGLIKAGGTPIFFPLTQKAETEYYLDLVDAVIFTGGQDLSPHLYGEEPGFKLQNISHERDIFEMAVFHSAWKRKLPILGVCRGMQLMNVSLGGSLYQDLSENPDVRIQHVQKSATNIATHSIRVKANSWISQSYFDGDLVNSYHHQGVKKVADALQATAWSPDGVVEAIEAKDDDHFAVGVQFHPEWHHAHGPSEDFFKGFIDTIKELKK, from the coding sequence ATGACCAAACCTATCATTGGCATTCCAATGAATCGGCTGACGAGTGACGACGAACATTACACCGGCCTGCCGATTTTTTATACACATGAAGGCTTTCCCAAGGGCCTGATCAAGGCTGGTGGGACGCCGATCTTCTTCCCGCTGACGCAAAAGGCGGAAACGGAATACTACCTGGACCTCGTCGATGCCGTCATCTTCACCGGAGGCCAGGACCTGTCGCCCCACCTCTACGGCGAAGAGCCGGGCTTCAAGCTCCAGAATATCTCCCACGAGCGGGATATCTTCGAGATGGCGGTCTTCCACTCGGCCTGGAAGCGCAAACTTCCGATTCTCGGCGTCTGTCGGGGCATGCAGCTGATGAACGTTAGCCTGGGCGGGTCCCTCTACCAAGACCTGAGCGAGAACCCCGACGTCCGCATCCAGCACGTGCAAAAGTCGGCCACCAACATCGCCACCCACAGCATCCGCGTCAAGGCCAACTCCTGGATCAGCCAGTCCTACTTCGACGGCGACCTGGTCAACTCCTACCACCACCAAGGTGTCAAAAAAGTCGCCGACGCCCTCCAAGCCACCGCCTGGAGCCCAGACGGCGTCGTCGAAGCTATCGAAGCCAAAGACGACGACCACTTCGCAGTCGGCGTCCAATTCCACCCCGAATGGCACCACGCCCACGGACCATCCGAAGACTTCTTTAAGGGCTTTATTGATACCATTAAAGAACTCAAGAAATAA
- a CDS encoding LPXTG cell wall anchor domain-containing protein — MNMNFKKVLLTSVATTAAAGALFATSLQVAEAAPAYTAPVDKDGNIILGGNADVNPADTNTDKPADTPTDKPADKPAATPDASNQFKTSVDADGVPTSVSGKPAVEQQEEVKAEDPNYSPYEYEAETKEKAIEIGQAMLDRSKLEGTALAQVNNHVDAVQTASGKWTPTFSFVEKAAKEDKKAEPKKEDKKADPKKDAKVEDKKAVDKKAVKPAAKADAKKAADKKVAAKKADAVKANGKKEAAKKAKSTLPKTGAVASAAPAVLGLALASAGTALVFGKKKEEK, encoded by the coding sequence ATGAATATGAACTTCAAAAAAGTTTTATTAACATCAGTCGCTACTACCGCTGCCGCAGGGGCATTATTTGCAACTAGCTTACAAGTTGCTGAAGCTGCTCCAGCTTACACTGCTCCAGTTGACAAAGACGGTAACATCATTCTTGGTGGCAACGCAGACGTTAACCCAGCAGATACTAACACTGACAAACCAGCTGACACTCCTACAGACAAACCAGCAGACAAACCTGCTGCAACACCTGATGCTTCAAACCAATTCAAAACATCTGTAGACGCTGATGGCGTTCCTACAAGTGTATCTGGTAAACCAGCTGTAGAACAACAAGAAGAAGTTAAAGCTGAAGATCCTAACTATTCACCATACGAATACGAAGCAGAAACTAAAGAAAAAGCTATCGAAATTGGTCAAGCAATGTTAGACCGTTCTAAATTAGAAGGCACTGCATTAGCACAAGTTAACAACCATGTTGATGCTGTTCAAACTGCTTCAGGTAAATGGACTCCAACTTTCAGCTTCGTAGAAAAAGCTGCTAAAGAAGACAAAAAAGCAGAACCTAAGAAAGAAGACAAGAAAGCAGATCCTAAGAAAGACGCTAAAGTAGAAGATAAAAAAGCTGTTGACAAGAAAGCTGTTAAACCAGCTGCCAAAGCAGACGCTAAAAAAGCTGCCGACAAGAAAGTAGCGGCTAAGAAAGCTGACGCTGTTAAAGCTAACGGTAAGAAAGAAGCTGCTAAGAAAGCTAAATCTACCTTACCTAAGACTGGTGCCGTAGCTTCTGCAGCTCCTGCTGTATTAGGCTTAGCCTTAGCTTCTGCTGGTACTGCTTTAGTATTCGGTAAGAAGAAAGAAGAAAAATAA
- a CDS encoding LPXTG cell wall anchor domain-containing protein, translating into MKNLKKVLLTSVATTAAAGAFFAANADVAQAAPAFTPETNADGVPVLPEETPEQAAARKAAQKQVEENLQKSAQEAETKPSNNAPVPDVMFETPGSEENTTTTPETKPETGKVDTAQNEKGYATAQEAEEAAKNDPTYVEGAEIKISESMTNGEKTYHYVISPNVDTKNELPESPYEYEAETKEAAIEIGEAMLKRSKLEGTALAQVNNHVDAVQTASGKWTPSFSFVEKEETPAEEDNKKPADKKDEKAEDKKDPKAEDKKDNKSEAGKEDPKAEDKKDNKKAGKSDKQVAADKKVAAKKSEAVKANGNKDVAKKEAAKKAKSTLPKTGAVASAAPAVLGLALASVGTAFAFGKKKEDK; encoded by the coding sequence ATGAAAAACTTGAAAAAAGTTCTATTAACATCAGTTGCTACAACTGCTGCTGCAGGTGCATTCTTTGCAGCTAACGCTGACGTTGCACAAGCAGCTCCAGCATTTACACCAGAAACTAATGCAGATGGTGTTCCAGTATTACCAGAAGAAACTCCTGAACAAGCTGCTGCTCGTAAAGCTGCACAAAAACAAGTTGAAGAAAACTTACAAAAATCTGCTCAAGAAGCAGAAACTAAACCTTCTAACAATGCACCAGTTCCTGATGTAATGTTCGAAACTCCTGGAAGTGAAGAAAACACTACTACAACTCCAGAAACTAAACCAGAAACTGGAAAAGTTGATACCGCTCAAAACGAAAAGGGCTATGCTACTGCACAAGAAGCAGAAGAAGCTGCTAAGAATGACCCTACTTACGTTGAAGGTGCAGAAATTAAAATTTCTGAATCTATGACAAATGGCGAAAAAACATATCACTATGTTATTTCACCTAATGTAGATACTAAGAATGAATTACCAGAATCACCATATGAATATGAAGCAGAAACTAAAGAAGCTGCTATCGAAATTGGTGAAGCTATGCTTAAACGTTCTAAATTAGAAGGAACTGCTTTAGCACAAGTTAACAACCATGTTGATGCTGTTCAAACTGCTTCAGGTAAATGGACGCCAAGCTTCAGCTTTGTAGAAAAAGAAGAAACTCCAGCTGAAGAAGATAACAAGAAGCCTGCAGACAAGAAAGACGAAAAAGCCGAAGATAAGAAAGATCCTAAGGCTGAAGATAAGAAAGACAACAAATCAGAAGCTGGAAAAGAAGATCCTAAGGCTGAAGACAAGAAAGACAACAAAAAAGCTGGCAAATCAGACAAACAAGTTGCTGCTGATAAGAAAGTAGCGGCTAAGAAATCTGAAGCTGTTAAAGCTAACGGTAACAAAGATGTAGCTAAGAAAGAAGCTGCTAAGAAAGCTAAATCTACTTTACCTAAGACTGGTGCCGTAGCTTCTGCAGCTCCTGCTGTATTAGGCTTAGCCTTAGCTTCTGTTGGTACTGCCTTCGCATTTGGTAAGAAGAAAGAAGACAAATAA
- a CDS encoding helix-turn-helix domain-containing protein has protein sequence MKFSIKACRINCGLSAETVADFCGIHVQTLRRYERDSSSMPCQVLENLCYLYQMEKEHIYLGSADELVVTINSIRGERVL, from the coding sequence ATGAAATTTTCCATTAAAGCTTGCCGAATTAACTGCGGGCTTTCAGCAGAAACTGTTGCCGATTTTTGTGGAATCCATGTTCAGACTTTACGTCGCTATGAGCGGGACAGCAGTTCCATGCCTTGTCAGGTGCTCGAAAACTTGTGCTATCTCTACCAGATGGAGAAGGAACACATCTACTTGGGATCCGCCGACGAACTCGTCGTGACAATCAATTCAATTCGAGGCGAACGTGTGCTCTAG
- a CDS encoding sigma-70 family RNA polymerase sigma factor: MSDSTAILDQFTPLFHHVLARFSIAPYHADYEDLLQELRLKALKVAEAFEGDILQSDRFRFTAYLKRALSWYCLDLLRRLPQAASSLEELHYLKDEAQREYSLEVQVFLSHAKKLLTTKEYQTVLHLQAGHSLASIAEADGVSRQAVHSRLKNIRQKLLPLAHILRP, translated from the coding sequence ATGTCTGATTCAACTGCTATCCTTGACCAGTTTACGCCTCTTTTCCACCACGTACTCGCTCGCTTCTCCATTGCACCCTATCACGCAGACTACGAAGACTTGCTCCAGGAACTCCGACTCAAAGCCCTTAAGGTTGCTGAAGCTTTCGAGGGAGATATTCTCCAGTCGGACCGCTTCCGCTTTACAGCTTACCTCAAACGAGCCTTGTCCTGGTACTGCCTAGATCTCTTACGTCGTTTACCACAGGCTGCCAGTTCCCTAGAGGAGCTCCACTACCTCAAGGACGAGGCCCAGCGTGAATACTCTCTAGAAGTCCAAGTTTTTCTATCTCATGCCAAAAAGTTACTTACTACCAAAGAATACCAGACAGTCCTTCACTTACAAGCTGGCCACTCTCTCGCCAGCATCGCCGAAGCTGATGGCGTATCTCGCCAAGCCGTACATTCCAGACTCAAAAATATCCGCCAGAAACTTCTTCCCCTAGCTCACATTCTTCGACCTTGA
- a CDS encoding DUF2922 family protein, with amino-acid sequence MKSFESARLQLIGFDTEEGKDKKIHINNLKEAVTSEEANAVKEAYNSLSTYDIFGVAEIVTNVFA; translated from the coding sequence ATGAAATCATTTGAAAGCGCCCGTCTGCAACTCATCGGCTTCGATACCGAGGAGGGTAAGGACAAGAAAATCCATATCAACAACTTAAAAGAAGCTGTGACAAGTGAAGAGGCAAATGCAGTTAAAGAAGCCTACAACAGCCTGTCAACCTACGACATTTTCGGTGTTGCAGAAATTGTCACTAACGTATTTGCTTAA
- a CDS encoding DUF2922 domain-containing protein encodes MPEVTQNLELNFKNSLGKSTRISIANPRLDVTAEQAQAAIETIAGAEAFVTPEGTIVYDEAVSARYVTRQVDEVYVAGEEPLA; translated from the coding sequence ATGCCAGAAGTGACACAAAATCTTGAACTCAATTTCAAGAACTCACTCGGAAAGTCGACTCGAATCAGCATCGCTAATCCACGCTTGGACGTTACAGCAGAGCAAGCTCAAGCTGCTATTGAAACTATCGCTGGAGCAGAAGCCTTCGTAACACCAGAGGGCACCATTGTCTATGATGAAGCGGTCTCCGCTCGCTATGTCACTCGCCAAGTTGACGAAGTTTATGTAGCTGGAGAAGAACCTCTAGCCTAG
- a CDS encoding phage holin gives MFLNNDAYDKAKWLVLIFLPALAVLVKGIGEVLYWDAVDVWVTLINLGTAFLGTILQISSHHYYGGGNGHGQQPRYP, from the coding sequence ATGTTCTTAAATAATGATGCCTACGACAAGGCTAAGTGGTTGGTCCTAATCTTCTTACCTGCTCTAGCAGTTCTCGTCAAAGGGATTGGCGAGGTCCTTTATTGGGATGCCGTTGACGTCTGGGTGACCCTTATCAACTTAGGAACTGCTTTTTTAGGAACGATATTACAAATTTCAAGTCATCATTATTATGGAGGAGGGAATGGCCATGGTCAGCAGCCAAGATATCCTTAA
- a CDS encoding CHAP domain-containing protein, which produces MAMVSSQDILNCARKYLGVRQWSPTHKDLIDRYNSILPRPVGYTMTYADDWCDAFVTAVADEVGASHLIGRECGVQRHIHRFNQLGIWLGRTYPKSADIISFDWDGAGFADHIGFVESVSAGQITTIEGNSANMVRRNRYRWNDWRIKGYARPHYGSNAKPSVKDYELAKEVLDAKWGNGSDRIRRLKSAGHNPITIQQAVNNLVKLRDAKEVTIAQHATHWQTGERIHPKVLGKTYKVVNEKPVKQSRSQKAYLLATPGAYLGWLLEQDVAYP; this is translated from the coding sequence ATGGCCATGGTCAGCAGCCAAGATATCCTTAATTGTGCTCGTAAGTATTTGGGTGTTCGCCAATGGTCCCCCACTCATAAAGATCTCATCGACCGCTACAACAGTATCTTGCCGCGTCCCGTTGGCTATACAATGACCTATGCCGATGACTGGTGCGACGCCTTCGTCACAGCAGTCGCTGATGAAGTCGGAGCTTCGCATCTTATCGGACGCGAATGTGGCGTCCAGCGTCACATCCATCGCTTCAACCAGCTAGGAATCTGGTTGGGACGAACTTATCCCAAATCGGCCGATATCATTAGCTTTGATTGGGATGGCGCCGGTTTTGCGGACCATATTGGCTTTGTCGAAAGTGTTTCAGCTGGTCAAATAACCACTATCGAAGGGAATTCTGCTAACATGGTAAGGCGAAATAGATATAGATGGAATGACTGGAGAATCAAAGGTTACGCCCGGCCTCACTATGGTTCAAATGCCAAACCTAGCGTCAAAGACTACGAATTAGCTAAAGAAGTCCTTGATGCCAAATGGGGCAACGGTAGCGACCGCATTCGTCGCCTCAAATCCGCTGGTCACAATCCGATAACTATCCAGCAGGCGGTTAATAACTTGGTCAAGTTACGTGACGCCAAAGAGGTCACCATCGCCCAGCACGCCACCCATTGGCAGACAGGTGAACGCATCCATCCTAAAGTTTTAGGTAAGACCTATAAGGTAGTTAATGAAAAGCCTGTCAAGCAGAGCCGCAGTCAGAAAGCTTACCTGCTTGCGACTCCAGGTGCGTACCTAGGTTGGCTTCTTGAGCAAGATGTTGCTTACCCTTAA
- a CDS encoding signal peptidase I — protein MIRKALAFLIIFFIGFYFTVNHLDPYLAINTFGFKPFIVKTDSMEPKFYPGDIVIVEPVDQEDLQAGDIIAFELSDRFYVVHSIADIQTSQSGKIIFKTKPFSVTDKKLWDYWGIQSNQILGQANHVIPKLGHVVLFLRSKVGLGTMTLSAVIVWLICRISGREERRYEKN, from the coding sequence ATGATAAGGAAAGCTTTAGCTTTCCTTATCATCTTCTTTATAGGTTTTTATTTTACGGTGAATCACTTGGATCCCTATTTAGCTATTAATACATTTGGTTTTAAGCCTTTTATCGTTAAAACTGATTCGATGGAGCCTAAATTTTATCCTGGTGACATTGTGATTGTTGAGCCAGTCGATCAAGAGGACTTGCAGGCAGGCGATATCATTGCCTTTGAACTTTCTGATCGTTTTTATGTGGTGCATTCCATTGCAGATATACAGACGAGTCAGTCTGGAAAAATTATTTTTAAAACAAAACCTTTCAGCGTCACTGACAAGAAACTGTGGGATTACTGGGGAATTCAATCTAATCAAATTTTGGGTCAAGCGAACCATGTGATCCCTAAATTAGGCCATGTCGTTCTGTTTCTGAGGTCAAAAGTTGGTCTCGGCACAATGACGCTATCTGCTGTTATTGTTTGGTTAATTTGTCGAATAAGCGGTCGGGAGGAGAGAAGATATGAAAAAAATTAA